From Apium graveolens cultivar Ventura chromosome 9, ASM990537v1, whole genome shotgun sequence, the proteins below share one genomic window:
- the LOC141684331 gene encoding phenylalanine--tRNA ligase, chloroplastic/mitochondrial-like, translating into MSIFLSNPTLLRNGFRSLMFLTPSVSISYSTCTSVLSSDDSRRKKWRQPVVSALELGGVKIAKEDVVREDPTNNVPDSIFSKLGMQLHRRPTHPLGILKNAIFDYFDTNYPNKFDKFDDLCPIVSAKENFDDVLVPADHVSRSYNDTYYVDSETVLRCHTSAHQADLLRKGHTHFLVIGDVYRRDSIDATHYPVFHQMEGVRVFCPDDWEASGMDATSYAAGDLKTCLEGLASHLFGAVEMRWVDTYFPFTNPSFELEIYFQDKWLEVLGCGVTEQEILKRSGKTNNVAWAFGLGLERLAMVLFDIPDIRLFWSSDERFTSQFLKGELGTKFKPYSKFPPCFKDMSFWLSDSFTENNLCEIVRGVAGDLVEEVRLIDNFTNKKGMTSHCYRIAYRSMERSLTDDEINELQWNVRDQVQSKLSVVLR; encoded by the exons ATGTCAATCTTCTTGTCAAACCCCACTTTGCTAAGAAATGGGTTCAGAAGCCTCATGTTTTTAACCCCATCCGTATCTATCTCTTACTCTACTTGCACCTCAGTTCTTTCTTCTGATGATTCTCGCCGGAAAAAATGGAGGCAGCCGGTTGTTTCAGCTCTGGAGCTTGGTGGTGTTAAAATTGCTAAAGAGG ATGTGGTTAGAGAAGATCCTACAAACAATGTTCCTGACTCGATATTTTCAAAACTTGGAATGCAACTTCACAGAAGGCCGACTCATCCTCTAGGGATATTAAAAAATGCTATCTTTGATTATTTTGATACCAATTATCCGAACAAGTTTGACAAGTTTGATGATCTCTGTCCGATTGTTTCGGCTAAAGAG AACTTTGATGATGTCTTGGTGCCTGCAGATCATGTTAGTAGGAGTTACAATGATACATACTATGTAGACTCTGAAACTGTTTTAAGGTGCCACACAAGTGCACATCAGGCTGATTTATTGAGGAAGGGCCATACTCATTTTCTTGTTATTGGAGATGTATACCGCAGAGATTCCATTGATGCAACTCATTATCCCGTATTCCATCAG ATGGAAGGGGTTAGAGTTTTTTGTCCAGATGATTGGGAGGCATCTGGAATGGATGCTACATCGTATGCCGCTGGAGATCTCAAGACATGTCTCGAGGGTTTGGCAAGCCACTTGTTCG GGGCTGTGGAAATGCGTTGGGTTGATACTTATTTTCCTTTTACCAATCCATCATTCGAACTCGAGATATACTTTCAG GACAAGTGGCTGGAGGTTCTTGGATGCGGGGTGACAGAGCAGGAGATACTAAAAAGAAGTGGTAAAACCAATAACGTTGCTTGGGCTTTTGGACTTGGATTGGAACGTTTGGCGATGGTTCTGTTTGACATACCTGATATTCGACTATTCTGGTCAAGTGATGAGAGATTTACTTCTCAA TTCTTAAAAGGTGAGCTTGGGACAAAGTTCAAGCCATATTCAAAG TTTCCCCCATGTTTCAAAGATATGAGTTTCTGGCTAAGTGATTCATTTACAGAAAATAATCTTTGTGAAATTGTTAGAGGTGTAGCCGGGGATCTTGTTGAGGAG GTGCGATTGATCGATAACTTCACCAACAAGAAGGGAATGACAAGCCATTGTTATAGGATAGCATATCGCTCCATGGAGCGTTCTCTAACAGATGATGAAATCAATGAACTGCAG TGGAATGTACGAGATCAAGTGCAGAGCAAGCTAAGTGTCGTTTTAAGATAA